One window of the Solanum stenotomum isolate F172 chromosome 11, ASM1918654v1, whole genome shotgun sequence genome contains the following:
- the LOC125843981 gene encoding glucan endo-1,3-beta-glucosidase, acidic-like produces MMANFPLFVFAAVMITYLGIKEVQCVGVCYGRNGNNLPLAEDVVNLYKANGITSMRVYDPIPETLNALKDSNIQIMLCIPNDKLQALTDPKEAYNWVVANVINYIKQVRIRYISVGNEISPLIAGSSQFVPFLLPAMENVQRVITSFRLNDRVKISTAIEMGLLANTYPPSQSTFREDVTSFIKPIIEFLKQNNAPLLANIYPYFAYIGDPDHVSLSYAIFAQPEPDSSGYTNLFDAMLDSIYYAIEKAIGENKVEIVVSESGWPSEGGFGGSMGIATIYYRNLIGHAKSKXGTIHKPGKPIETYLFAMLDENLKIGAETEKHFGVFYPDKTQKYNLTF; encoded by the exons ATGATGGCTAACTTTCCCTTGTTTGTATTTGCTGCTGTGATGATTACATACCTTGGAATAAAAg AGGTACAATGTGTTGGAGTGTGTTATGGGAGAAATGGAAACAACTTACCATTAGCTGAAGATGTTGTAAATCTTTATAAAGCTAatggcataacaagcatgagaGTGTATGATCCAATTCCTGAAACACTCAATGCTCTCAAGGATAGTAACATTCAAATCATGCTTTGCATTCCTAATGACAAACTTCAAGCCTTAACAGATCCAAAAGAAGCTTACAATTGGGTTGTTGCCAATGTTATAAATTATATCAAACAAGTCAGAATAAGATATATAAGTGTTGGAAATGAAATATCTCCTCTCATTGCTGGATCATCTCAATTTGTTCCCTTCCTTCTCCCTGCCATGGAAAACGTGCAACGAGTGATAACCTCGTTCAGACTAAACGATCGTGTAAAAATATCAACAGCTATAGAGATGGGGCTATTGGCGAATACATATCCACCATCTCAATCAACATTTCGCGAAGATGTGACTAGTTTCATCAAACcaattattgagttcttgaaacAGAACAACGCGCCTTTGCTAGCAAATATTTATCCGTATTTTGCTTATATTGGTGATCCTGATCATGTTTCACTCTCTTATGCAATATTTGCACAACCAGAACCCGATTCATCAGGGTATACTAATCTATTTGATGCTATGTTGGATTCAATTTACTATGCAATTGAGAAAGCTATTGGTGAAAATAAGGTTGAGATTGTTGTTTCTGAAAGTGGATGGCCATCTGAGGGTGGTTTTGGAGGAAGCATGGGTATTGCTACTATTTATTATAGGAATTTGATTGGTCATGCGAAGTCAAAAN CAGGAACTATACACAAGCCAGGAAAACCTATAGAAACTTATTTGTTTGCTATGCTTGATGAAAATTTGAAGATAGGAGCAGAGACTGAGAAGCATTTTGGAGTGTTTTATCCTGATAAAACTCAAAAGTATAATCTTACTTTTTAG
- the LOC125843979 gene encoding glucan endo-1,3-beta-glucosidase, acidic-like, protein MMANFPFFVFVGMLVLTYLQIIIDAQVIGVCYGMNGNDLPSPIDVVALYKANNITKMRSYDPITETLPALKGSEIEVILDIPNSKLQSLGDPQEADNWVTTNVMSYAKEVKIRYINVGNEISPVNNGTSQFVPFLLPALTNVQQSITKSGLQDQVKVSTAIETGLLANTYPPSQSAFREDTMSFIKPIIEFLKQNNAPLQANIYPYFGYIGDPEHVQLPYALFTQEQPDPSGYSNLFDAMLDSVYYAIDKAIGENNVEIVVSESGWPSDGGVGASVENAATYYMNLMDHAKSTKGTIYRPGKTIETYLFAMFDENLKIGAETEKHFGVFLPDKTQKYNLSF, encoded by the exons ATGATGGCTAATTTCCCCTTCTTTGTATTTGTTGGTATGTTAGTATTGACATATCTTCAAATAATAATAG ATGCACAAGTTATTGGAGTATGCTATGGGATGAATGGGAACGACTTACCATCACCTATAGATGTTGTAGCTCTTTACAAAGCTAATAACATAACAAAAATGAGAAGCTATGATCCAATTACTGAAACACTACCTGCTCTTAAGGGAAGTGAAATTGAAGTCATTCTTGATATTCCCAATAGCAAACTTCAATCCTTAGGAGATCCACAAGAGGCTGACAATTGGGTGACTACCAATGTTATGAGCTATGCCAAAGAAGTCAAAATCAGATATATAAATGTTGGAAATGAAATTTCCCCTGTAAATAATGGAACATCTCAATTTGTTCCCTTCCTGCTCCCTGCCTTGACAAACGTGCAACAATCGATAACCAAATCCGGTCTACAAGATCAAGTAAAGGTCTCAACGGCTATAGAAACCGGGCTATTGGCTAATACATATCCACCATCTCAATCAGCATTTCGCGAGGACACGATGAGTTTCATCAAACcaattattgagttcttgaaacAGAACAATGCGCCTTTGCAAGCAAATATTTATCCTTATTTTGGTTATATTGGTGATCCTGAACATGTTCAACTCCCTTATGCACTATTCACACAAGAACAACCCGATCCATCGGGGTATTCTAATCTATTTGATGCTATGTTGGATTCAGTTTACTATGCAATTGACAAAGCTATTGGTGAAAATAACGTTGAGATTGTTGTTTCTGAAAGTGGATGGCCATCTGACGGCGGTGTTGGAGCAAGTGTAGAAAATGCTGCTACTTATTATATGAATTTGATGGATCATGCGAAGTCAACTAAAGGAACTATATACAGGCCAGGAAAAACTATAGAAACTTATTTATTTGCTATGtttgatgaaaatttgaagATAGGTGCAGAGACTGAGAAACATTTTGGAGTGTTTCTTCCTGATAAAACACAAAAGTATAATCTTAGTTTCTAG